In a single window of the Fibrobacter sp. UWB15 genome:
- a CDS encoding DMT family transporter — protein MVDRVIASLKGFIFAAISAICYGTNPLGALHLYAQNYSPETVLFYRFFTAALLLMLVMLSKGSRFKISFREFRILVAFGFMFAASSLTYYASFKYMDAGLASTLLFLYPLEVSVLMAVFFKEKIKIWTVVSIAVSMAGIALLYRGGDGASLSTVGCLLVFLSSISYAIYMVMANRINLQMGSVKMTFYAICFCLVFLLLYSVTLGSGLPPVFTQASSWGWGFMLGLVPTVLSLIFMVKAVRIVGSTPTAILGALEPVTAVTIGVTVFAETLTTRIMAGIILILCSTILIAVKK, from the coding sequence ATGGTTGATCGTGTGATTGCCTCTCTCAAGGGTTTTATTTTTGCAGCCATTTCGGCTATTTGCTATGGCACGAATCCGCTGGGTGCGCTCCATTTGTATGCACAGAACTATTCGCCCGAGACGGTGCTTTTTTACCGATTCTTTACGGCGGCGCTGTTGCTGATGCTCGTCATGCTTTCCAAGGGTTCTCGCTTTAAAATTTCGTTTCGCGAGTTCCGCATCTTAGTCGCGTTCGGCTTCATGTTTGCCGCGAGTTCACTCACGTATTACGCCTCGTTCAAGTACATGGATGCGGGGCTAGCCTCTACGCTCTTGTTCCTTTATCCGCTCGAAGTCTCGGTGCTCATGGCGGTTTTCTTCAAGGAAAAAATCAAGATTTGGACGGTTGTATCTATTGCGGTTTCTATGGCGGGCATTGCCCTCTTGTACCGCGGGGGAGATGGCGCATCGCTCAGCACGGTGGGGTGCCTGCTCGTGTTCCTGTCGTCCATCAGTTACGCCATTTACATGGTGATGGCAAATCGCATCAACTTGCAGATGGGTTCGGTCAAGATGACTTTTTACGCCATTTGCTTCTGCCTTGTGTTTTTGCTGCTTTATTCCGTGACGCTCGGTTCGGGCCTCCCGCCGGTGTTTACGCAGGCAAGTTCGTGGGGCTGGGGCTTTATGCTGGGACTTGTGCCGACGGTGCTCTCGCTCATTTTCATGGTGAAGGCGGTGCGTATCGTGGGTTCTACGCCGACGGCGATATTGGGCGCTCTGGAGCCCGTGACTGCAGTGACGATAGGCGTGACTGTCTTTGCCGAAACGCTGACGACACGCATCATGGCGGGCATCATCTTGATCCTTTGTTCCACCATTTTGATTGCCGTAAAGAAATAA
- a CDS encoding sodium-translocating pyrophosphatase gives METFSIPGFWYTVPAASILALVAAFLFFKSMMKMDEGTPRMIEIAGYVREGALAYLKRQYRTVSVVFAILFLIFVVLAFLGIQNPFVPVAFLTGGFFSGLCGFLGMKTATQASSRTAAGASKSLNQGLVTAFRSGAVMGLIVVGFGLLDISIWFYLLNFIYDHNIFGMGATLASKISMDFSDSLITNSAFGHAKMAEVTTTMLTFGMGASLQALFARVGGGIYTKAADVGADLVGKVEAGIPEDDPRNPATIADNVGDNVGDVAGMGADLYESYCGSILATAALGAALPGMSMHHVIAPMLVAAIGIVLSIVGIFMVRTKDDANTKSLLHSLLVGTLGSSILILLALLVFVKLGLISWGIFGSVVAGLAAGVIIGQFTEFYTSDAYKPTRAIASRTQMGPATTIIEGISVGMYSTALPVITIVLGILASFGFAGGFENISQGLYGVGFAAVGMLSTLGITLSTDAFGPIADNAGGNAEMAELPKKVRERTDELDMLGNTTAATGKGFAIGSAALTAMALLASYVEEIKLWLGKFAHDGAFEFGNVTFFSSSTALTSGATTSNTHWQILEGGIKAIASDGSLAALSIADASFGDFMNAFNLNLMNPMLLGGLFIGCMMAFVFCAMTIKAVGRAASSMVKEVRRQFKEIPGIMEGTGKPDYAKCVEISTHGAQREMLLPSLLAVIVPVVVGLFMGIAGVFGLLAGGLACGFSLACMLNNAGGAWDNAKKYIEKGNFGGKGSDCHKAGVVGDTVGDPFKDTAGPSLNILIKLMTMVSLVFAGVIVAVGGL, from the coding sequence ATGGAAACATTCAGCATTCCTGGTTTTTGGTACACTGTTCCGGCAGCGTCAATCCTTGCCCTTGTAGCGGCATTCCTGTTCTTCAAATCCATGATGAAAATGGACGAAGGAACGCCGCGCATGATTGAAATTGCGGGTTATGTCCGCGAAGGGGCGCTCGCCTACCTCAAGCGACAATACAGGACCGTTTCGGTCGTATTCGCCATTCTGTTCCTTATTTTCGTGGTTCTAGCGTTTCTCGGAATCCAGAACCCCTTCGTTCCGGTCGCATTCCTCACCGGCGGTTTCTTTAGCGGGCTCTGCGGATTTTTAGGCATGAAAACGGCAACGCAGGCTAGTTCCAGAACGGCTGCCGGCGCAAGCAAGAGCCTGAACCAAGGACTCGTCACAGCATTCCGTTCCGGCGCGGTCATGGGCCTCATTGTCGTCGGTTTCGGCCTGCTTGACATTTCCATTTGGTTCTACCTTCTGAACTTCATTTACGACCATAATATTTTCGGCATGGGAGCCACCCTGGCAAGCAAGATTTCGATGGATTTTTCGGACAGCTTGATTACGAATTCCGCTTTCGGGCACGCCAAGATGGCCGAAGTGACAACCACCATGCTGACCTTTGGCATGGGAGCCTCGCTGCAGGCGCTCTTTGCCCGCGTTGGCGGGGGTATCTACACGAAGGCGGCCGATGTCGGCGCTGACTTGGTCGGTAAAGTCGAAGCGGGAATTCCCGAAGACGATCCGCGTAACCCCGCCACCATCGCCGACAACGTCGGCGATAACGTCGGAGACGTTGCGGGCATGGGCGCAGACCTCTACGAATCTTACTGCGGATCCATCTTGGCGACAGCGGCCCTCGGCGCGGCCCTTCCCGGCATGAGTATGCACCATGTCATCGCCCCGATGCTTGTCGCGGCAATAGGCATTGTTCTTTCGATTGTCGGCATTTTCATGGTGCGCACCAAAGATGACGCCAATACCAAATCCCTCTTGCACTCCCTTCTCGTCGGAACGCTCGGATCTTCGATTCTTATTCTTTTGGCGCTCCTTGTCTTTGTCAAATTGGGACTCATTTCGTGGGGCATTTTCGGATCTGTCGTCGCAGGCCTTGCCGCTGGCGTCATCATAGGACAGTTTACCGAGTTCTATACCTCCGACGCCTACAAGCCCACCCGCGCTATCGCTTCGCGCACGCAGATGGGCCCCGCCACGACCATCATCGAAGGCATTTCGGTCGGCATGTACTCCACCGCCCTCCCGGTAATCACTATCGTTCTCGGCATTCTCGCCTCCTTCGGTTTTGCGGGCGGTTTCGAAAACATTTCGCAGGGGCTTTACGGAGTCGGTTTCGCGGCCGTCGGTATGCTTTCGACCCTCGGCATCACGCTTTCAACAGACGCCTTCGGGCCCATTGCCGACAATGCGGGCGGTAACGCCGAAATGGCAGAACTTCCCAAGAAAGTCCGCGAACGTACCGACGAACTCGACATGCTCGGCAACACGACCGCAGCAACAGGCAAGGGTTTCGCCATCGGGTCTGCAGCCCTTACCGCCATGGCACTCCTCGCCTCCTATGTCGAAGAAATCAAGCTCTGGCTCGGCAAATTCGCCCACGACGGCGCATTCGAATTCGGCAACGTCACCTTCTTCAGCAGTTCTACCGCGCTTACTTCTGGAGCGACTACAAGCAACACTCACTGGCAAATTCTAGAAGGCGGCATCAAAGCCATCGCAAGCGACGGTTCGCTTGCAGCGCTCTCAATTGCAGACGCTTCGTTCGGCGATTTCATGAACGCATTCAACCTGAACCTGATGAACCCCATGCTTCTTGGCGGCCTCTTTATCGGCTGCATGATGGCCTTTGTCTTCTGCGCCATGACCATCAAGGCGGTCGGCCGCGCAGCCTCTTCCATGGTCAAGGAAGTCCGCCGCCAGTTCAAGGAAATTCCCGGCATCATGGAAGGAACGGGCAAGCCAGACTACGCCAAATGCGTTGAAATTTCGACTCACGGAGCCCAGCGCGAAATGCTCCTGCCGTCGCTCCTCGCTGTCATTGTTCCGGTGGTTGTTGGCCTGTTCATGGGAATCGCGGGCGTCTTCGGCCTGCTCGCCGGTGGGCTCGCTTGCGGATTCTCGCTCGCCTGCATGCTCAACAACGCAGGCGGTGCCTGGGACAACGCCAAGAAATATATTGAGAAAGGTAACTTCGGCGGGAAAGGCTCCGATTGTCACAAGGCAGGCGTTGTCGGCGATACCGTAGGCGACCCGTTCAAGGATACCGCAGGCCCCTCGCTGAACATCTTGATTAAACTGATGACAATGGTGAGTCTCGTTTTCGCAGGTGTCATTGTCGCGGTCGGCGGACTCTAG
- the smc gene encoding chromosome segregation protein SMC, translating to MQITKLKIFGFKSFAQRTEINFPTKGLTAVVGPNGCGKSNITDAIRWVLGEQKAASLRMSKMQDVIFSGTEERAAMSLAEVSIVIDNSDGTLNSEYSEVIVTRRVHRDGSGEYLINNQECRLRDVHALLFDSGLGSSTYSQMNADMIKAVLSDKADDRRVLFEEAAGVSKYKQQRKETRRQLERVQMDMERVEDNLRSVRRSVKLYETQAEKVNEFKRLSKRLRELDLSVSIDKFDDMKEGLATLDTATRRLNHDVENSKTNATVLQAKIDEKKLLIAEDENAYRDLEREVQKATIELNDLNNSMGRIRDVISNLEAANEKSQEEIDRNTGKVQELLSERARLEEENAVLSSDSDVDEMNALLEREREILQVMRDKVDDLRTQSRELANERLQKTNQVNSLKSRFERMDAESGLLQANLAKWRSEMEQVQSQKASAESALADINAGLEAADADLERLTEQRSTREERLDAERADLLEAQKKLQELKNEVARLTSRIDVLQSVANEGTDASRWLMEHKADLVGGLLSERIEAAPEYAAQVEAALGDLMDAVVVASDDAAIAAVDAMKGENVGKAVLALVGAGAEPYSGTLQGDGVTGCLKDYVTADEQIAGWLKALLSRYFVVDSLSTAVRLARAMRGEDLCFVAPEGIVRTSGLMSSGTATSGTLSRKNEIAEANSLLEGVNLEVAQAEEEIGRLQDLVDEDTQMLASLVDEIREKEDMKRGGNAGISIQNNIIAGCDRRLAQLQGEMQNAESKIQAAEASKNSDQELMDAQASLEKIEEEYSRVNDELSEQDTMFREKEEDVRELERSAQDKTAKLTQNTNRLNYIAEQVEFLENAIQGRKAEIEKNQAAIQKNEEDGRGVADQVQSKDSALRELENQRDLAREKYELVSGDLEEWRSEVNRLRDDMIEKMKELNDVGRRQEALQANLDRLTERITNEYSVDLANPEDVERVEYSQPEADREIRELRGKIKELGPINVNVMEDYEDEKKRLLEVEAQFDDLDRARASLDRTITKLDDIARSRYLDTFARIQKNFQFVFSKLFLNGETKMSLVEKVDEMGKPMDILDADIEINVRPTGKKMRGIKALSGGEHALTATALLFAIYMEKPSPYCVLDEVDGPLDDANVGRFMALLREFSKQTLFIVVTHNKRTMAEADMLYGVTQEIKGISRIASVQLADATKFAI from the coding sequence GTGCAGATTACAAAACTAAAGATTTTTGGCTTTAAGTCCTTTGCCCAGAGGACCGAAATCAACTTCCCGACGAAGGGTCTCACCGCCGTGGTGGGTCCGAACGGGTGCGGTAAGTCGAACATTACCGACGCTATCCGCTGGGTTCTGGGCGAACAGAAGGCTGCATCGCTCCGTATGAGCAAGATGCAGGACGTGATTTTTAGCGGTACCGAAGAACGTGCCGCCATGAGCCTTGCCGAAGTTTCTATTGTCATCGATAACAGCGACGGCACCCTGAATTCTGAATATTCCGAAGTGATTGTGACCCGCCGCGTGCATCGTGACGGTTCGGGCGAATACCTGATTAACAACCAGGAATGCCGCCTGCGCGATGTGCATGCCTTGCTTTTTGACTCGGGTCTCGGTTCCAGCACCTATTCGCAGATGAACGCCGACATGATCAAGGCGGTTCTTTCTGACAAGGCCGACGACCGCCGCGTGCTGTTCGAAGAAGCCGCCGGCGTGAGCAAGTACAAGCAACAGCGCAAGGAAACCCGCCGCCAGCTTGAACGCGTGCAGATGGACATGGAACGTGTCGAAGACAACCTGCGCAGCGTGCGCCGTTCCGTAAAGCTGTACGAAACCCAGGCCGAAAAGGTCAACGAATTTAAGCGCCTCAGCAAGCGCCTGCGCGAACTGGACCTCTCGGTCAGTATCGACAAGTTTGACGACATGAAAGAGGGGCTTGCTACCCTCGATACCGCGACCCGCCGTCTGAACCACGATGTGGAAAATTCGAAGACGAATGCGACGGTGTTGCAGGCAAAGATTGACGAAAAGAAGCTGTTGATTGCCGAAGACGAAAACGCCTACCGCGACCTGGAACGCGAGGTGCAGAAGGCGACCATCGAGCTCAACGACTTGAATAACAGCATGGGCCGCATTCGCGACGTGATTTCGAACTTGGAAGCCGCGAACGAAAAGTCCCAGGAAGAAATTGACCGCAACACGGGCAAGGTGCAGGAACTCCTTTCTGAACGCGCCCGTTTGGAAGAAGAAAATGCGGTGCTCAGTTCCGACAGCGACGTGGACGAAATGAACGCGCTGCTGGAACGCGAACGCGAAATTTTACAGGTCATGCGCGACAAAGTGGATGACCTGCGTACCCAGTCAAGGGAACTTGCGAACGAACGCCTGCAGAAGACGAACCAGGTGAACTCCCTCAAGAGCCGTTTCGAGCGTATGGACGCCGAATCGGGGCTGTTGCAGGCGAACCTCGCCAAGTGGCGTAGCGAAATGGAACAGGTGCAGTCGCAGAAGGCGAGCGCCGAATCGGCCTTGGCCGATATTAACGCTGGCCTTGAAGCCGCCGATGCCGACCTGGAGCGCCTCACGGAACAGCGCTCGACGCGCGAAGAGCGACTCGATGCCGAACGCGCCGACTTGCTCGAAGCCCAGAAGAAACTGCAGGAACTGAAGAACGAGGTGGCAAGGCTCACCTCTAGAATTGACGTTTTACAGAGCGTTGCCAACGAGGGCACTGACGCTAGCCGCTGGCTCATGGAGCATAAGGCGGACCTGGTGGGCGGGCTCCTGTCGGAACGTATCGAAGCTGCTCCCGAATATGCAGCGCAGGTGGAGGCCGCCCTCGGTGACTTGATGGATGCCGTGGTCGTTGCCTCGGATGACGCGGCGATTGCCGCGGTGGATGCCATGAAGGGCGAAAACGTCGGCAAGGCGGTGCTCGCGCTGGTGGGTGCCGGTGCTGAACCCTATTCCGGCACGCTCCAGGGCGACGGTGTAACGGGTTGCCTTAAAGATTACGTGACTGCCGACGAACAGATTGCAGGCTGGCTCAAGGCGCTGCTTTCTCGTTACTTTGTCGTAGATTCTCTCTCGACGGCGGTGCGCCTTGCGCGAGCCATGCGCGGCGAAGACCTCTGCTTTGTGGCGCCCGAAGGCATTGTGCGTACGAGCGGCCTGATGAGCAGCGGTACGGCGACTTCCGGAACGCTCAGTCGCAAGAACGAAATTGCCGAGGCGAACAGCCTGTTGGAAGGCGTAAACCTCGAAGTGGCTCAGGCCGAAGAAGAAATTGGCCGCTTGCAGGATTTGGTCGACGAAGACACGCAGATGCTTGCCTCGTTGGTCGACGAAATCCGCGAAAAAGAAGACATGAAGCGCGGCGGCAACGCCGGCATTTCGATCCAGAATAACATTATCGCCGGCTGCGACCGCAGACTTGCGCAGTTGCAGGGCGAAATGCAGAACGCCGAATCCAAGATTCAGGCGGCGGAAGCCTCTAAGAACAGCGACCAGGAACTCATGGACGCCCAGGCTTCTCTCGAAAAGATCGAAGAAGAATATTCCCGCGTGAACGACGAACTTAGCGAACAGGATACGATGTTCCGCGAAAAGGAAGAAGATGTCCGCGAACTGGAGCGCAGCGCTCAGGACAAGACTGCAAAGCTCACGCAGAATACGAACCGCCTGAACTACATCGCCGAACAGGTGGAATTCCTGGAAAACGCGATTCAGGGCCGTAAGGCAGAAATTGAAAAGAACCAGGCCGCCATCCAGAAAAACGAGGAAGACGGCAGGGGAGTCGCTGACCAGGTGCAGAGCAAGGATTCCGCCTTGCGCGAACTGGAAAACCAGCGCGACCTAGCCCGCGAAAAGTACGAACTTGTTTCGGGCGACCTCGAAGAATGGCGTAGCGAAGTCAACCGCCTCCGCGACGACATGATCGAGAAGATGAAGGAATTGAACGATGTGGGCCGCAGGCAGGAAGCCTTGCAGGCAAACCTTGACCGCCTCACCGAACGTATCACCAACGAATACAGCGTTGACCTTGCGAACCCCGAAGACGTGGAACGCGTCGAGTATTCGCAGCCCGAAGCCGATCGTGAAATCCGCGAACTCCGCGGAAAGATTAAGGAACTTGGCCCCATCAACGTGAACGTGATGGAAGATTACGAAGACGAAAAGAAGCGTCTTCTGGAAGTCGAAGCGCAGTTCGACGACTTGGATCGCGCACGCGCCTCGCTCGACCGCACCATCACCAAGCTCGACGACATTGCCCGCAGCCGTTACCTCGATACGTTTGCCCGCATCCAGAAAAACTTCCAGTTCGTGTTCAGTAAGCTGTTCCTGAACGGCGAAACCAAGATGAGCCTTGTCGAAAAGGTGGACGAAATGGGCAAGCCCATGGATATCCTCGACGCCGACATCGAAATCAACGTGCGCCCGACGGGTAAGAAGATGCGCGGTATCAAGGCGCTTTCCGGTGGTGAACACGCCCTGACTGCAACGGCCTTGCTGTTCGCCATCTACATGGAAAAGCCGTCGCCGTACTGCGTGCTGGACGAAGTCGACGGCCCGCTCGATGACGCTAACGTGGGCCGCTTTATGGCGCTGCTCCGCGAATTCAGCAAGCAGACCTTGTTCATCGTGGTGACGCATAACAAGCGTACCATGGCCGAAGCCGACATGCTCTACGGTGTGACGCAGGAAATCAAGGGTATTTCTCGCATCGCGAGTGTGCAGCTCGCCGACGCGACTAAATTTGCAATTTAA
- a CDS encoding GGDEF and EAL domain-containing protein: protein MRLTFAIIYSVLIVLLVIFGMISRRSKKTVALSVSYLEYSFIIPIVGNLILVLSKNELLSTLGSYTYFIGMDLMSFTLFDFTLSYCNISFNAHRKKCYILYTILTLDIIQFFFNPFFGHAFGMEAIMVDGSPYYRLVPYIGQNIHRIVVYIAFITCLAIFLIKAIRVPRIYAEKYYVILFTMILAGLGQSYYIFSRTPIDRSMLALAVCAFFVFYFSLFYRPFRLLDRMLANIASKIPESVLFFDAGNRCIWVNENASSLLQINSDKLDSVHHRLAAMFDDLGEGMDDWSSKQSIGSGKSARFFALKKHNVIEPNGKKIGSFLTILDNTPEVHRQQQEIYEATHDKLTGLFTKEHLFNVIKNRITNDKDSSYSIAYFDIKDFKMVNDIFGKDVGDSVLVRVANWIRENACDDWSYGRIGGDAFGICFPTDTVSLPKVEQKLSSFTISNGSIDQHILMHVGIYNVIDPNVDVSIMFDRAHLAQTSIKNEYNTHIAIYDDKMRDQVLWSQKISAELEGALKQRHIVPYLQPIVDINGSIIGAEALVRWLHPTEGFLPPFTFIPTFEKNGMIAEVDKYIWRCACEILSSWTDEKAKLFISVNISPKDFYFMDVYAEIKNLVDEFKIDPSRLRIEITETVMMTDAESRIAILSKFRESGFIVEMDDFGSGYSSLNQLKDMPLDVLKIDMKFLSKAQDNNKAETILRNILRLSNDLGLFSLTEGVETEDQYKKLSDMGCNLFQGYYFAKPISITDYEKLYNDQKSTR from the coding sequence ATGAGACTAACTTTTGCAATCATCTATTCCGTACTTATCGTCCTTCTGGTAATTTTCGGAATGATTTCGCGACGTTCGAAAAAGACCGTCGCTTTATCTGTTTCTTATCTCGAATACTCATTTATCATTCCAATTGTCGGAAACCTGATCCTTGTTCTTTCTAAAAACGAACTTTTGTCCACCCTTGGTAGCTACACTTACTTCATCGGCATGGACCTGATGTCATTCACGCTATTCGACTTCACGTTATCCTACTGCAACATTTCTTTTAACGCTCACCGCAAAAAGTGCTATATCTTATACACGATTCTCACCCTGGACATTATCCAATTCTTCTTTAACCCCTTCTTCGGGCACGCCTTTGGCATGGAAGCCATTATGGTAGACGGTTCGCCCTACTACAGGCTCGTTCCTTATATTGGGCAGAACATTCACCGCATCGTCGTCTATATTGCATTCATCACCTGCCTGGCTATTTTCCTAATCAAGGCCATACGGGTTCCCCGCATTTACGCCGAAAAATACTACGTCATCCTCTTTACCATGATCTTGGCAGGTTTGGGGCAGTCCTACTATATTTTCTCCAGAACACCCATCGATCGTTCGATGCTCGCCCTCGCCGTTTGTGCCTTTTTCGTCTTTTATTTTTCGCTATTCTACAGGCCGTTCAGGCTTTTGGACCGAATGCTTGCAAATATCGCCTCCAAAATACCGGAATCCGTCTTGTTCTTTGACGCCGGTAACCGATGCATTTGGGTGAATGAAAACGCAAGCAGCCTGTTGCAAATCAACTCCGACAAACTCGACAGCGTCCACCACCGCCTAGCCGCCATGTTCGACGACCTCGGCGAAGGAATGGACGACTGGTCCTCGAAGCAGTCTATCGGTTCGGGCAAAAGTGCACGATTCTTCGCTCTTAAAAAGCATAATGTAATAGAGCCCAACGGCAAGAAGATCGGATCATTCCTCACTATCCTGGACAACACCCCGGAAGTCCATCGCCAGCAACAGGAAATCTACGAAGCCACCCACGACAAGCTCACGGGACTGTTCACCAAGGAACACTTGTTCAACGTCATCAAGAACAGGATCACAAACGACAAGGACTCATCCTATTCCATCGCCTACTTTGATATCAAAGACTTCAAAATGGTCAACGACATCTTCGGTAAAGACGTCGGCGACAGCGTACTCGTGAGAGTCGCAAACTGGATCAGAGAAAACGCATGTGACGACTGGAGCTACGGGCGCATTGGAGGTGACGCATTCGGAATCTGCTTCCCAACAGACACAGTCAGTCTGCCGAAAGTCGAACAAAAACTTTCCTCATTTACGATTTCCAACGGTTCAATCGACCAGCATATTTTGATGCACGTAGGCATTTACAATGTGATAGACCCAAACGTAGACGTATCGATCATGTTCGACCGTGCGCACCTCGCCCAAACAAGCATCAAGAACGAATACAACACACATATCGCCATATACGACGACAAAATGCGTGACCAGGTGCTTTGGAGCCAGAAAATTTCTGCGGAACTCGAAGGAGCCCTCAAGCAACGCCATATCGTACCTTACTTGCAGCCCATCGTAGATATAAACGGCTCTATCATCGGGGCCGAGGCCTTGGTTCGTTGGCTTCACCCCACTGAAGGATTCCTCCCTCCGTTCACGTTTATTCCCACATTCGAAAAGAACGGCATGATCGCCGAAGTGGACAAGTACATTTGGCGCTGCGCCTGCGAGATTCTGTCTTCTTGGACTGACGAAAAAGCGAAGCTCTTTATTTCGGTGAATATTTCGCCCAAGGACTTCTACTTCATGGATGTCTACGCAGAAATCAAGAACTTGGTAGACGAATTCAAGATCGACCCCTCGCGCCTGCGAATCGAAATCACCGAAACCGTGATGATGACTGACGCCGAAAGCCGTATAGCCATTTTGAGCAAGTTCCGCGAATCCGGATTCATTGTAGAAATGGACGATTTCGGAAGCGGTTATTCTTCGCTGAACCAGCTCAAGGACATGCCGCTCGACGTCCTGAAAATCGACATGAAGTTCTTGAGCAAGGCCCAAGACAACAACAAGGCAGAAACCATTCTGCGCAATATACTCAGACTTTCCAACGACTTAGGACTTTTCTCGCTTACCGAAGGCGTAGAAACCGAAGATCAGTACAAGAAATTGAGCGATATGGGTTGTAATTTGTTCCAGGGTTACTATTTCGCCAAGCCCATATCCATTACAGATTATGAAAAACTCTATAACGACCAAAAAAGCACCAGATAG
- a CDS encoding bifunctional diguanylate cyclase/phosphodiesterase produces MSKILSFTFLFLATGLLVLQLFVGNYILLDLLATFLIIIAILRIEKLQQEASVAKEKVIKRQQEIYNVTHDKLTGLYTKEALFQKIKDTIAKNPDVQYWVAYFDIKDFKIVNDIFGSDMGDSVLLKVASWLRENSTKEWVFGRLGGDDFGICLPAGDANLQQLERRFSRYVISNGSIEHRILMHMGIYKITERNIGVSIMFDRAQLALTSVKNEYNKHIAFYDDKMRNQVMWDQMISAQIEKAIEEKQVRPYLQPIVDSNGTIIGAEALIRWDHPKKGFLHPEAFIPTFEKNGMIADLDKYIWRSACEILSTWTGEKSHLFISINISPKDFLFMDVFAEVNALIEEFKIEPSRLRIEITETVMMTEVENRMAILNRFRESGFIVEMDDFGSGYSSLNQLKDMPLDVLKIDMKFLSSSKNSQKAEIILRNVLKLSGDLGLSSLTEGVETEDQYNMLSQMGCNLFQGYFFAKPMTVDEFEKICEPKVA; encoded by the coding sequence ATGAGTAAGATTTTATCGTTTACGTTTCTTTTCTTGGCTACAGGGCTTTTGGTACTCCAACTGTTTGTTGGAAACTATATTCTGCTTGATCTTTTAGCTACATTTTTAATCATCATTGCCATTTTACGCATTGAAAAACTTCAGCAAGAAGCTTCGGTTGCCAAAGAAAAGGTTATCAAACGCCAGCAGGAAATCTACAACGTCACCCACGACAAGCTGACCGGATTATATACCAAGGAAGCTCTTTTTCAAAAAATCAAGGACACCATCGCCAAGAACCCCGATGTGCAATATTGGGTTGCTTATTTTGATATCAAGGACTTTAAAATCGTCAACGACATCTTCGGCAGCGACATGGGCGACAGCGTATTGCTGAAAGTAGCCTCCTGGCTTCGCGAAAATTCAACAAAGGAATGGGTCTTTGGGCGCCTGGGCGGTGACGATTTCGGCATTTGCCTGCCGGCTGGGGACGCGAACTTGCAACAACTGGAACGCCGCTTTTCCCGCTACGTTATTTCTAACGGTTCCATCGAGCACCGCATTTTGATGCACATGGGCATCTACAAGATTACCGAGCGAAACATCGGCGTATCGATCATGTTCGACCGTGCTCAACTCGCCCTCACCTCTGTCAAGAACGAATACAACAAGCACATCGCCTTTTACGATGACAAAATGCGCAACCAGGTGATGTGGGACCAGATGATTTCTGCCCAAATCGAAAAAGCGATCGAAGAAAAACAGGTGCGCCCCTACCTGCAACCCATTGTCGACAGTAACGGGACTATTATCGGAGCCGAAGCACTTATCCGCTGGGACCACCCAAAGAAAGGCTTCTTGCACCCCGAAGCTTTTATTCCGACATTCGAAAAAAACGGCATGATTGCCGACCTGGACAAGTATATTTGGCGAAGCGCCTGCGAAATACTTTCTACCTGGACCGGAGAAAAATCCCACCTGTTTATTTCTATCAATATTTCGCCGAAAGATTTCCTGTTCATGGACGTTTTCGCCGAAGTCAACGCATTGATCGAAGAATTCAAAATTGAACCTTCACGTCTGCGCATTGAAATTACCGAAACCGTGATGATGACCGAAGTGGAAAACCGCATGGCCATCCTAAATCGTTTCCGCGAATCGGGATTTATCGTCGAGATGGACGACTTTGGTAGCGGCTATTCTTCGCTGAACCAGCTCAAGGACATGCCGCTCGATGTCCTGAAAATCGACATGAAGTTCTTAAGCAGTTCCAAGAACAGTCAAAAGGCAGAAATCATCTTGCGCAACGTACTCAAGCTCTCGGGCGATTTGGGACTTTCGTCGCTTACCGAAGGTGTGGAAACCGAAGACCAGTACAACATGCTGAGTCAAATGGGCTGCAACCTGTTCCAAGGCTACTTCTTTGCAAAGCCCATGACCGTGGACGAATTTGAAAAAATCTGCGAACCTAAAGTCGCCTAG